The Streptomyces sp. NBC_00670 genome window below encodes:
- a CDS encoding alpha/beta fold hydrolase: MSRTTPAPTDPYAPVEPGRVLTVTSADGAVLHVEVHGPVDNPAAPAVVLAHGWTCSTAFWAAQIRELSVDHRVIAYDQRGHGRSPASEACGTDALADDLEAVLAATLAPGEPAVIAGHSMGGMTIMAAASRPGFRAHAAAVLLCSTGSSRLVAESLVVPLLGAGRLRTWLTGRVLGSRAPLGPVTPLALRVLKYATMGPGASPAMVRACARIVHACPRRARYAWSQVLDALDLDHGVRALRVPTAVVAGTADRLTPPVHARALAAALPDCVSLTELPGVGHMTPVEAPDLVTGKIRELVRGYVELKEGA, translated from the coding sequence ATGAGCCGTACGACACCCGCGCCCACCGACCCGTACGCCCCCGTCGAGCCGGGGCGCGTCCTGACCGTGACCTCGGCCGACGGGGCCGTGCTCCACGTCGAGGTGCACGGACCCGTCGACAACCCGGCAGCGCCCGCCGTCGTCCTCGCGCACGGCTGGACCTGTTCGACCGCCTTCTGGGCGGCACAGATCCGCGAACTCTCCGTCGACCACCGCGTGATCGCCTACGACCAGCGCGGCCACGGCCGCTCCCCGGCGAGCGAGGCGTGCGGCACCGACGCGCTCGCCGACGACCTGGAGGCCGTGCTCGCCGCCACCCTGGCACCCGGCGAACCGGCCGTGATCGCCGGGCACTCGATGGGCGGCATGACGATCATGGCCGCCGCCTCCCGGCCCGGGTTCCGCGCGCACGCGGCGGCCGTCCTGCTGTGCAGCACGGGCAGTTCGCGGCTGGTCGCCGAGTCGCTGGTGGTGCCGCTGCTGGGCGCGGGCCGGCTGCGCACCTGGCTCACCGGGCGCGTCCTCGGCTCCCGCGCCCCGCTCGGCCCGGTCACGCCGCTCGCCCTGCGCGTCCTCAAGTACGCCACGATGGGCCCGGGTGCGTCCCCGGCGATGGTCAGGGCGTGCGCGCGGATCGTGCACGCCTGCCCGCGCCGGGCCCGGTACGCGTGGTCGCAAGTTCTCGACGCGCTCGATCTCGACCACGGGGTACGCGCGCTGCGGGTGCCGACGGCGGTGGTCGCCGGGACGGCGGACCGGCTGACCCCGCCCGTGCACGCCCGGGCGCTGGCCGCCGCGCTGCCGGACTGCGTCTCGCTGACCGAACTGCCCGGGGTCGGGCACATGACACCGGTGGAGGCACCGGACCTCGTCACCGGGAAGATCCGTGAACTGGTCCGTGGCTACGTCGAATTGAAGGAGGGCGCATGA
- a CDS encoding SDR family oxidoreductase, with amino-acid sequence MSRTKLEGRVAVITGAARGVGELLARKLSARGMKVALVGLEPEALKEVAERLHTEGAYWHADVTDHEAMSRVAAEVRERFGRVDVVVANAGVALGGPFAVSDPDSWRRVIEVNLIGSTVTARAFLPALRERRGYLLQVASLAALTPAPMMSAYCASKSGVEAYAHSLRAEVAHEGVGVGVAYLSWTDTDMVRGADQDDVMRELRQRLPWPSNKTYPLGPAVDRIVAGIERRAPHVYGQWWLRGMQGVRGYLPGLIATVGQREMRRFAPRLERVRTGLVGAGGAADEASRGPVTGR; translated from the coding sequence ATGAGCAGGACGAAGCTGGAGGGGCGCGTCGCGGTGATCACCGGCGCGGCCCGGGGCGTGGGCGAACTCCTCGCCCGCAAGCTGTCCGCGCGCGGGATGAAGGTGGCCCTCGTCGGACTGGAGCCGGAGGCGCTGAAGGAGGTCGCCGAGCGGCTGCACACCGAGGGCGCGTACTGGCACGCCGACGTCACCGACCACGAGGCGATGTCCCGGGTCGCCGCCGAGGTGCGCGAGCGGTTCGGGCGGGTGGACGTCGTCGTCGCCAACGCCGGTGTCGCGCTGGGCGGTCCGTTCGCCGTCTCCGACCCGGACTCCTGGCGCCGCGTCATCGAGGTCAACCTCATCGGCTCCACCGTCACCGCGCGCGCGTTCCTGCCCGCGCTGCGGGAGCGGCGCGGCTATCTGCTCCAGGTCGCCTCGCTCGCCGCGCTCACTCCGGCGCCGATGATGTCGGCGTACTGCGCGTCCAAGTCGGGCGTGGAGGCGTACGCGCACAGTCTGCGCGCCGAGGTCGCGCACGAGGGGGTGGGTGTCGGGGTCGCGTATCTGTCCTGGACGGACACGGACATGGTGCGCGGGGCCGATCAGGACGACGTGATGCGGGAGCTGCGGCAGCGGCTGCCGTGGCCGTCCAACAAGACGTATCCGCTGGGCCCGGCCGTGGACCGCATCGTCGCCGGGATCGAGCGGCGGGCGCCGCATGTGTATGGGCAGTGGTGGCTGCGCGGGATGCAGGGCGTGCGGGGGTATCTGCCGGGGCTGATAGCGACCGTGGGGCAGCGCGAGATGCGGCGGTTCGCACCGCGGCTTGAGCGGGTGCGGACGGGGCTCGTGGGGGCGGGCGGAGCGGCCGACGAGGCGTCCCGAGGCCCTGTGACAGGGCGCTGA
- a CDS encoding GNAT family N-acetyltransferase: MFIRPVSFDHPDAVKLNDLVQAEYDLRYGDGGDITPLDPAMFAPPTGLYLIAYDERDRPVATGGWRTQNAGDEGYADGDAELKRMFVVEEVRGRGLARRVLSQLEDDARAAGRTRMVLETGTKQPEAIGLYTSSGYEPCAKFGLYRDYPDSRCYAKPL; this comes from the coding sequence ATGTTTATACGCCCTGTCTCCTTCGACCACCCCGACGCCGTCAAGCTCAACGACCTGGTGCAGGCCGAGTACGACCTCCGCTACGGCGACGGCGGTGACATCACCCCGCTGGACCCGGCGATGTTCGCCCCGCCCACCGGTCTGTATCTGATCGCGTACGACGAGCGCGACCGGCCCGTGGCGACCGGCGGCTGGCGCACCCAGAACGCAGGCGACGAGGGCTACGCGGACGGGGACGCCGAGCTCAAGCGGATGTTCGTGGTCGAGGAGGTACGCGGCCGGGGGCTGGCCCGCCGGGTCCTGTCGCAGCTGGAGGACGACGCCCGCGCGGCGGGGCGCACCCGGATGGTGCTGGAGACCGGCACCAAGCAGCCGGAGGCCATCGGCCTGTACACCTCCAGCGGCTACGAGCCCTGCGCCAAGTTCGGCCTGTACCGCGACTACCCGGACAGCCGCTGCTACGCCAAGCCGCTGTAG
- a CDS encoding S41 family peptidase, with product MDTVRHTTAVETPGYLRFPHLHENLLCFVAEDDLWLAPLDGSTHPRRLTVDRTRTGHPRFSPDGRHIAYTTWRSLDPEIHLVPVTGGPARRLTYWGSTDTRVRGWTPPDADGHSAVLAVTSHAEPFSYLTWAHKVATDGRPGRKLPWGPVTDIQVADLDGERRTLLLTGTPPHEPASWKRYRGGATGRLWLHGRRLLADLDGHLDAPMFVGDRIAFLSDHEGVGNLYSCAHDGSDLRRHTDHAEFYARHAAGDGTRIVYQCAGELWLVDDLSPGAVPHRLDVHLCGPRAGRRTYQVPAAQHVDGVCVDETGRASAVVVRGSLHWLTHRDGPARTLTDTPGVRVRLPEMLGESGQVAYVTDAEGEDAVEIAHLPRASGARPPRRLAAGRLGRVLEMVADPAGERLALASHDGRLLLVRVGETEGQEGQEEQAGQEGQEGQEGQEEQEGQEGQEGQEGQEGQEGQSVACDVTELIRSVNGPVRDLAFSPDGAWLTWSHPGIGRSLRQIRMARIAGPDTGPVLDVTDGRFEDENPVFTRDGRYLAFLSWRGFDPVYDVHTGDLSFPLGCRPYLVTLSSATPSPFALNPEGRPAAGGLDPVGYEDEAGDGTVTVEVEGLASRVTPFPVTASKYSALHPVAGGGLVWLRWPISGALGETFANPDDLSGRPTLEHFNVGRAKKSELVGDLDWFAVSGDGTRLVVMDEGDLRAVPATEAGDGDSTVWIDLRRILHQVDPAAEWRQSFDEAGRIIRAHFWDPGMCGIDWDAILAQYRPLVERVASPDEFADLLREVLGELGTSHAYVAAARRNEGPPHYQRPQGLLGADLVCREGQWVVRRILPGDSSDSRARSPLAGSGIREGAVLTHVDGRAVDPLTGPYPLLAGAGGTTVELTFAPAGESGGGAARRVAVVPLVDDRPLRYQHWVARRREVVRELSGGKCGYLHIPDMGGSGWAQFNRDLRGEVFRPALIVDVRGNAGGHISELVVEKLTRTILGWDVTRDAQPVSYASDAPRGPVVALADEATASDGDMITAAFKLLGLGPVVGQRTWGGVVGMTGRHRLGDGTVITVPMNAAWFAAYGWSVENRGVDPDLEALRTPLDWAEGRHAQLDDAVHLALTLLAERPAAAPPAHTDIPDRTRPKLPPRNGQD from the coding sequence ATGGACACGGTGAGGCACACGACGGCAGTCGAGACCCCCGGCTATCTCCGGTTCCCGCATCTTCACGAGAACCTCCTCTGCTTCGTCGCGGAGGACGACCTCTGGCTCGCCCCCCTCGACGGCTCCACCCACCCCCGCCGCCTCACAGTGGACCGCACCAGAACCGGCCACCCCCGCTTCTCCCCCGACGGCCGGCACATCGCGTACACCACCTGGCGCAGCCTCGACCCCGAGATCCACCTCGTCCCCGTCACCGGCGGCCCCGCCAGGCGCCTCACCTACTGGGGCAGCACCGACACCAGGGTGCGCGGCTGGACACCCCCCGACGCCGACGGCCACAGCGCCGTCCTCGCCGTCACCTCCCACGCCGAGCCCTTCTCGTACCTCACCTGGGCCCACAAGGTCGCCACCGACGGCCGTCCCGGCCGCAAGCTCCCCTGGGGCCCCGTCACCGACATCCAGGTCGCCGACCTCGACGGCGAACGCCGCACCCTCCTCCTCACCGGCACCCCGCCCCACGAACCCGCCTCCTGGAAGCGCTACCGGGGCGGCGCCACCGGCAGGCTCTGGCTGCACGGCCGGCGCCTCCTCGCCGACCTCGACGGCCACCTCGACGCCCCGATGTTCGTCGGCGACCGCATCGCCTTCCTCTCCGACCACGAGGGCGTCGGCAACCTCTACTCCTGCGCCCACGACGGCTCCGACCTGCGCCGCCACACCGACCACGCCGAGTTCTACGCCCGCCACGCCGCCGGCGACGGCACCCGGATCGTGTACCAGTGCGCGGGCGAACTGTGGCTCGTCGACGACCTCTCCCCCGGCGCCGTGCCCCACCGCCTCGACGTACACCTGTGCGGCCCGCGCGCCGGCCGCCGTACGTACCAGGTCCCGGCCGCCCAGCACGTGGACGGCGTCTGTGTGGACGAGACCGGCCGGGCCAGCGCGGTCGTCGTCCGCGGCAGCCTGCACTGGCTCACCCACCGCGACGGCCCCGCCCGCACCCTCACCGACACCCCGGGCGTACGGGTCCGGCTGCCGGAGATGCTCGGGGAGAGCGGCCAGGTCGCGTACGTCACCGACGCCGAGGGCGAGGACGCCGTCGAGATCGCCCATCTGCCCCGGGCGTCCGGCGCCCGGCCCCCGCGCCGGCTGGCCGCGGGGCGGCTGGGCCGGGTGCTGGAGATGGTCGCCGACCCCGCGGGCGAACGCCTCGCCCTCGCCTCCCACGACGGCCGGCTGCTCCTCGTCCGGGTCGGGGAGACAGAGGGGCAGGAGGGCCAGGAGGAGCAGGCGGGGCAGGAGGGGCAGGAGGGCCAGGAGGGCCAGGAGGAGCAGGAGGGGCAGGAGGGGCAGGAGGGGCAGGAGGGGCAGGAGGGGCAGGAGGGGCAGTCCGTCGCATGCGACGTCACCGAGTTGATCCGGTCCGTCAACGGGCCCGTGCGCGACCTCGCCTTCTCCCCGGACGGGGCCTGGCTGACCTGGTCCCACCCCGGCATCGGCCGCTCCCTGCGCCAGATCAGGATGGCCCGCATCGCGGGACCGGACACCGGCCCCGTCCTCGACGTCACCGACGGCCGCTTCGAGGACGAGAACCCCGTCTTCACCCGCGACGGCCGCTACCTCGCCTTCCTCTCCTGGCGCGGCTTCGACCCCGTCTACGACGTGCACACCGGCGACCTGTCCTTCCCGCTCGGCTGCCGCCCCTACCTCGTCACCCTCTCCTCGGCCACCCCGTCCCCCTTCGCCCTCAACCCCGAGGGCCGCCCGGCCGCCGGGGGCCTGGATCCCGTCGGATACGAGGACGAGGCCGGGGACGGCACGGTCACCGTCGAGGTGGAGGGCCTCGCCAGCCGGGTGACGCCGTTCCCGGTCACCGCGTCCAAATATTCGGCGCTGCACCCCGTCGCCGGCGGCGGACTGGTCTGGCTGCGCTGGCCGATCTCCGGTGCCCTCGGCGAGACCTTCGCCAACCCCGACGACCTCTCCGGCCGGCCCACCCTCGAACACTTCAACGTCGGCCGGGCGAAGAAGTCCGAACTCGTCGGCGACCTCGACTGGTTCGCGGTGAGCGGCGACGGCACCCGGCTGGTCGTCATGGACGAGGGCGACCTGCGCGCGGTGCCCGCCACCGAGGCCGGCGACGGCGACAGCACCGTCTGGATCGATCTGCGGCGCATCCTGCACCAGGTGGACCCGGCGGCGGAGTGGCGGCAGTCCTTCGACGAGGCGGGCCGGATCATCCGCGCCCACTTCTGGGACCCGGGCATGTGCGGCATCGACTGGGACGCGATCCTCGCCCAGTACCGTCCGCTGGTCGAACGCGTCGCCTCCCCCGACGAGTTCGCCGACCTGCTGCGCGAGGTCCTCGGTGAACTCGGCACCTCGCACGCGTACGTCGCCGCCGCCCGCCGCAACGAGGGCCCGCCGCACTACCAGCGCCCGCAGGGCCTGCTCGGCGCGGACCTGGTGTGCCGGGAAGGGCAGTGGGTGGTCCGCCGCATCCTGCCCGGCGACTCCTCCGACTCCCGCGCCCGCTCCCCGCTGGCCGGCTCCGGCATCCGCGAGGGCGCGGTCCTCACCCATGTGGACGGCCGCGCCGTCGACCCGCTGACCGGCCCGTACCCGCTGCTGGCCGGGGCCGGCGGTACGACGGTGGAGCTGACCTTCGCCCCGGCCGGGGAGTCCGGCGGCGGTGCCGCCCGCCGGGTCGCCGTCGTCCCGCTCGTCGACGACCGGCCGCTGCGCTACCAGCACTGGGTCGCCAGGCGCCGCGAGGTCGTGCGCGAGCTGAGCGGCGGCAAGTGCGGCTACCTCCACATCCCCGACATGGGCGGCTCCGGCTGGGCCCAGTTCAACCGCGACCTGCGCGGGGAGGTCTTCCGGCCCGCGCTCATCGTCGACGTGCGTGGCAACGCGGGCGGGCACATCAGCGAACTGGTCGTCGAGAAGCTGACCCGCACGATCCTGGGCTGGGACGTCACCCGCGACGCCCAGCCGGTGTCGTACGCCTCCGACGCCCCGCGCGGCCCGGTCGTCGCCCTCGCCGACGAGGCGACCGCGTCCGACGGCGACATGATCACGGCGGCGTTCAAACTGCTGGGGCTCGGCCCCGTGGTGGGCCAGCGGACCTGGGGCGGCGTCGTCGGCATGACCGGGCGGCACCGGCTGGGGGACGGCACGGTGATCACGGTGCCGATGAACGCGGCGTGGTTCGCCGCGTACGGGTGGTCGGTGGAGAACCGGGGCGTCGACCCGGACCTGGAGGCGCTGCGGACGCCGCTGGACTGGGCGGAGGGACGGCATGCGCAGCTGGACGACGCGGTGCATCTGGCGCTGACGCTGCTGGCGGAGCGTCCGGCGGCCGCGCCGCCGGCGCACACGGACATCCCCGACCGAACGCGGCCGAAGCTGCCGCCCCGGAACGGACAGGACTGA
- a CDS encoding response regulator, with translation MRVVLAEDSVLLRDGLVGLLTRFGHEVVAAVGDAPALLAAVAAHAPDVVVTDVRMPPGLKDEGLRAAVRLRAERPGLPVLVLSQYVQRAYAAELLDSGDGTGVGYLLKDRIGQVEQFVAALGEVAAGGTVVDPEVVRQLLRRRRDPLERLTPREREVLALVAEGRPAGLTTGPYSGLA, from the coding sequence CTGCGCGTAGTCCTCGCCGAGGACAGTGTGCTGCTGCGGGACGGGCTCGTCGGGCTGCTCACCCGGTTCGGGCACGAGGTCGTGGCGGCGGTCGGGGACGCGCCCGCGCTGCTCGCCGCCGTCGCCGCGCACGCCCCCGACGTCGTCGTCACCGACGTCCGCATGCCGCCCGGCCTGAAGGACGAGGGTCTGCGCGCGGCCGTGCGGCTGCGTGCGGAGCGGCCCGGGCTGCCGGTCCTCGTCCTCAGCCAGTATGTGCAGCGCGCCTACGCCGCCGAGCTGCTCGACTCCGGGGACGGCACCGGCGTCGGCTATCTGCTCAAGGACCGCATCGGGCAGGTCGAGCAGTTCGTGGCCGCGCTCGGCGAGGTCGCGGCCGGCGGCACGGTCGTCGATCCCGAGGTCGTACGGCAGCTGCTGCGCCGGCGGCGGGACCCGCTGGAGCGGCTGACCCCGCGCGAGCGGGAGGTGCTGGCGCTGGTCGCCGAGGGCCGCCCTGCGGGCCTGACGACAGGACCCTACAGCGGCTTGGCGTAG
- a CDS encoding site-specific integrase, whose translation MEEARKFLEAASTARDPLYAAYVLILVSGFRRGEVLGLTWDSVNLDAGEITVQMQLQRINRRLIHDETKTEASAATLPLPQICIAALQLRKKEQEAAKQAAGELWSDSDFVFTTRYGTPFEPRHFNRRFVDRSARAGGRQIRLHDTRHTCGSLLAALDVHPRVAMQILRHSKIAVTMEFHTHVPSESTRRALRKLGKHLGKQDPK comes from the coding sequence GTGGAAGAGGCCCGGAAGTTCCTCGAAGCGGCCAGCACTGCTCGTGACCCGCTCTACGCGGCGTACGTGCTCATCCTGGTCTCGGGCTTCCGACGTGGCGAGGTGCTGGGCCTCACGTGGGACAGCGTGAACCTGGACGCTGGAGAGATCACCGTGCAGATGCAGCTACAGCGGATCAACCGGCGCCTGATCCATGACGAGACCAAGACCGAGGCATCCGCAGCCACGCTCCCACTGCCACAGATCTGCATTGCGGCGCTCCAACTCCGGAAGAAGGAGCAGGAGGCTGCGAAGCAAGCGGCCGGCGAACTGTGGTCGGACTCCGACTTCGTGTTCACGACGCGCTACGGGACACCGTTCGAGCCGCGCCACTTCAACCGCCGGTTCGTTGACCGGTCGGCCAGGGCTGGCGGTCGGCAGATCCGCTTGCACGACACTCGCCACACGTGCGGCTCACTGCTCGCCGCGCTCGACGTCCACCCTCGCGTCGCGATGCAGATCCTTCGACACAGCAAGATCGCGGTGACGATGGAGTTCCACACACACGTCCCGTCGGAGTCGACCCGGCGGGCGCTGCGGAAGCTGGGCAAGCATCTCGGGAAGCAAGATCCGAAGTAG
- a CDS encoding flavin-containing monooxygenase — protein MAEHEHVRVAVVGSGFGGLGAAVRLRREGVTDFVVLERADSVGGTWRDNSYPGCACDVPSHLYSFSFAPNPEWPRTFSGQPHIRAYLEHVADTFGLRPHLRLGTEVKLMRWDGERLRWEIETTRGTLTADLVVSATGPLSDPKIPDIPGLAGFPGKVFHSARWDHDYDLRGKRVAMIGTGASAIQIVPEIQPRVSRLTLFQRTPPWVMPRADRAIGPLERGLHRALPVTAKARRGLLWGIRELQVQAFTKWPSELDVVERLAKRNMARAVKDPALRARLTPDYRIGCKRILLSNTYYPALARANTDVVGALAEVRGSTLVSADGSEAEVDAIVFGTGFHVTDMPIAERVVGADGRTLAESWQGGMAALRGASAAGFPNWMTIIGPNTGLANTSMILMIESQLNYLADYVRQLELLGGSGRAALDARPAAVDAWNHRVQERMKRTVWNTGGCTSWYLDASGRNTTIWPGTTGEFRRATRHVDLAEYDVLRAPAREHGGAEHTVEAGA, from the coding sequence ATGGCCGAGCACGAGCATGTACGCGTGGCGGTGGTCGGGTCGGGGTTCGGCGGGCTCGGGGCGGCCGTGCGGCTGCGCCGCGAGGGGGTCACCGACTTCGTCGTCCTGGAACGGGCGGACTCCGTCGGCGGCACCTGGCGGGACAACAGCTACCCGGGGTGCGCGTGCGACGTGCCCTCGCACCTGTACTCCTTCTCCTTCGCGCCCAACCCCGAGTGGCCGCGCACCTTCTCCGGGCAGCCGCACATCCGCGCCTACCTGGAGCACGTCGCCGACACCTTCGGGCTCCGCCCGCACCTGCGCCTCGGCACCGAGGTGAAGCTGATGCGCTGGGACGGCGAGCGGCTGCGCTGGGAGATCGAGACGACCCGGGGCACACTCACCGCCGACCTCGTCGTCTCCGCGACCGGGCCGCTCTCCGACCCGAAGATCCCCGACATCCCGGGGCTCGCCGGCTTCCCCGGCAAGGTCTTCCACTCGGCCCGCTGGGACCACGACTACGACCTGCGCGGCAAGCGGGTCGCGATGATCGGCACCGGCGCCTCCGCCATCCAGATCGTGCCCGAGATCCAGCCGCGGGTCTCCCGCCTCACCCTCTTCCAGCGCACCCCGCCCTGGGTCATGCCGCGCGCCGACCGGGCCATCGGCCCCCTGGAGCGCGGACTGCACCGGGCGCTCCCGGTCACCGCCAAGGCGCGGCGCGGACTGCTGTGGGGCATCCGGGAGTTGCAGGTCCAGGCGTTCACCAAGTGGCCGAGCGAACTGGACGTGGTGGAGCGGCTGGCGAAGCGGAACATGGCCCGGGCCGTCAAGGACCCGGCGCTGCGCGCCCGGCTCACCCCGGACTACCGCATCGGCTGCAAGCGCATCCTGCTGTCCAACACCTACTATCCGGCGCTCGCGCGGGCCAACACGGACGTCGTCGGCGCCCTCGCCGAGGTGCGCGGCTCCACGCTGGTCTCGGCCGACGGCAGCGAGGCCGAGGTGGACGCCATCGTCTTCGGCACCGGCTTCCACGTCACGGACATGCCGATCGCCGAACGGGTCGTCGGCGCCGACGGCCGCACCCTCGCCGAGTCCTGGCAGGGCGGCATGGCGGCACTGCGCGGCGCCTCCGCCGCCGGGTTCCCCAACTGGATGACGATCATCGGGCCCAACACCGGCCTCGCCAACACCTCGATGATCCTGATGATCGAGTCCCAGCTGAACTACCTCGCCGACTACGTGCGGCAGCTGGAGCTGCTCGGCGGCTCCGGCCGGGCCGCGCTCGACGCCCGCCCCGCCGCCGTCGACGCCTGGAACCACCGGGTGCAGGAACGCATGAAGCGCACGGTGTGGAACACCGGCGGCTGCACCAGCTGGTACCTGGACGCGAGCGGCCGCAACACCACCATCTGGCCGGGCACGACGGGCGAGTTCCGCCGCGCCACCCGGCACGTCGACCTCGCCGAGTACGACGTCCTGCGCGCCCCCGCGCGGGAACACGGCGGCGCGGAGCACACGGTGGAGGCGGGCGCATGA
- a CDS encoding MerR family transcriptional regulator — protein sequence MTDEGERREYRMAELAEAAGITVRTLRFYRERKLIRPPRREGRIAWYDDTHLARLRTISGLLERGHTLTGIAELAEAFDHGRDVGDLLGVGGPSEETPVRLTPEALADVFGSEATAENLAAALELGYLGTDGAEIVHVSRRLLDVSAALVREGIPLADVLTAARRVRTHTEALADLFTTLILTHHTPEALTRLRPLAKSVVEAELSLALDRRAASS from the coding sequence GTGACGGACGAAGGGGAGCGGCGCGAGTACCGCATGGCGGAGCTGGCCGAGGCGGCCGGCATCACGGTGCGCACGCTGCGCTTCTACCGCGAGCGCAAGCTGATCCGGCCACCGCGCCGCGAGGGCCGTATCGCCTGGTACGACGACACGCACCTGGCCCGGCTGCGCACGATCTCCGGGCTCCTGGAGCGCGGCCACACGCTCACCGGGATAGCGGAGCTGGCCGAGGCCTTCGACCACGGCCGCGACGTCGGCGACCTCCTCGGCGTCGGCGGCCCGAGCGAGGAGACCCCGGTCCGCCTCACCCCCGAGGCGCTGGCCGACGTCTTCGGCTCCGAGGCCACCGCGGAGAACCTGGCCGCCGCGCTGGAGCTGGGGTATCTCGGCACGGACGGCGCCGAGATCGTGCACGTCAGCCGCCGCCTGCTGGACGTCTCGGCGGCCCTGGTCCGCGAGGGCATCCCGCTGGCCGACGTCCTGACGGCCGCCCGCCGGGTCCGCACCCACACCGAGGCCCTGGCGGACCTCTTCACCACCCTGATCCTCACCCACCACACCCCCGAGGCCCTGACCCGCCTGCGCCCCCTGGCGAAGAGCGTGGTGGAGGCGGAACTGTCCCTGGCGCTGGACAGGCGAGCGGCGTCCTCGTAG
- a CDS encoding exodeoxyribonuclease III, with protein sequence MLTVTSVNVNGLRAAARKGFVEWLAGTSADVLCLQEVRAEPQQLPEAVRAPEGWHVVHAPAAAKGRAGVSLYTRREPDRVRVGFGSEEFDGSGRYVEADLPGVTVASLYLPSGEVGTERQDEKFRFMDEFLVYLKELRVRAAADGREVVVCGDWNIAHQEADLKNWRGNVRNSGFLPEERAWLGRVLDASDGGYVDVMRALHPGVAGPYTWWSYRGRAFDNDSGWRIDLAVATAGLAGRAVKGVVERAASHAERWSDHAPVTVVYDV encoded by the coding sequence GTGCTGACCGTTACCTCCGTGAATGTCAATGGCCTGCGTGCCGCCGCGCGCAAGGGCTTCGTCGAGTGGCTCGCCGGGACCTCGGCGGACGTGCTCTGCCTCCAGGAGGTCCGGGCCGAGCCGCAGCAGTTGCCCGAGGCCGTGCGGGCGCCGGAGGGGTGGCATGTGGTGCATGCGCCGGCGGCGGCGAAGGGGCGAGCGGGGGTGTCCCTCTACACCCGGCGCGAGCCCGACCGGGTGCGCGTCGGGTTCGGGTCCGAGGAGTTCGACGGCAGCGGGCGGTACGTCGAGGCGGATCTGCCGGGGGTGACCGTGGCGAGCCTGTATCTGCCCTCGGGGGAGGTCGGGACCGAGCGGCAGGACGAGAAGTTCCGCTTCATGGACGAGTTCCTGGTGTACCTCAAGGAACTGCGGGTACGGGCGGCGGCGGACGGGCGGGAGGTCGTGGTGTGCGGGGACTGGAACATCGCGCACCAGGAGGCCGACCTGAAGAACTGGCGGGGGAACGTCAGGAACTCCGGGTTCCTGCCGGAGGAGAGGGCGTGGTTGGGGAGGGTGCTCGACGCGTCGGACGGGGGGTATGTGGATGTGATGCGGGCGTTGCATCCGGGGGTGGCGGGGCCGTACACGTGGTGGTCGTACCGGGGGCGCGCGTTCGACAACGACTCGGGGTGGCGGATCGATCTCGCCGTGGCCACGGCGGGGCTTGCGGGGCGGGCGGTGAAGGGGGTCGTGGAGCGGGCGGCGTCGCATGCGGAGCGGTGGTCCGACCATGCGCCGGTCACTGTCGTGTACGACGTGTAG
- a CDS encoding TetR/AcrR family transcriptional regulator — MTEVATTTRRSRITPEREAELYTAVLDLLREVGYDALTMDAVATRTHSSKATLYRQWGGKAQLVAKALRHTKPGGTADIDTGTLRGDLHALVVREDDCTMEQNNALMRGVAMAVHTNPDLHQALREVVVEPELVGFQRILDRAIARGEVRPDNPALKYMVHMMLGAFVTRALIEDLPPTQAFLRSYIDAVVVPALGV; from the coding sequence ATGACCGAGGTCGCCACGACGACGCGCCGCAGCCGGATCACACCCGAGCGCGAGGCAGAGCTGTACACCGCCGTCCTCGACCTCCTCCGCGAGGTCGGCTACGACGCCCTCACCATGGACGCCGTCGCCACCCGCACCCACTCCAGCAAGGCCACCCTCTACCGCCAGTGGGGCGGCAAGGCCCAGCTCGTCGCCAAGGCACTGCGCCACACCAAGCCCGGCGGCACCGCCGACATCGACACCGGCACGCTCCGCGGAGACCTGCACGCCCTCGTCGTACGCGAGGACGACTGCACCATGGAGCAGAACAACGCCCTGATGCGCGGCGTCGCCATGGCCGTGCACACCAACCCCGATCTGCACCAGGCCCTGCGCGAGGTCGTCGTCGAACCCGAACTCGTCGGCTTCCAGCGGATCCTGGACCGCGCCATCGCCCGCGGCGAGGTCCGCCCGGACAACCCGGCGCTGAAGTACATGGTCCACATGATGCTCGGCGCCTTCGTCACCAGAGCGCTGATCGAGGACCTGCCACCGACGCAGGCGTTCCTGCGCTCGTACATCGACGCCGTCGTCGTCCCAGCCCTGGGCGTCTGA